One window of Streptococcus suis genomic DNA carries:
- the secY2 gene encoding accessory Sec system protein translocase subunit SecY2 encodes MRKMLRSSLMQRILWTILILFIYMLGKYTPISTYPNQLSQDQTALEMTLNSFAMVTGGEFSKLNLFSLGLSPWMTSMILWRFVGFLKLNAAFTQLQNHLCQAFIMLVVGLIQAFGYLAVMPVTSVSNYERLGTIVILIAGTFVLMWLGQLNTEKGLGGSSAIIAASMILSFIMSISAMTDGRLANPMVIALFVLAALFLVFIAVLVYKAEYRIPTRRIMLNTNLLKSSYIPIRVTPAGGMPFMYAMTLMTLPVLLLQGLIAVVPQLAGLRGMEGSLSVSELPGILLYTGVLFILSYGFAYFNMDPSEVAENMQKSGDYIENIRPGKATQAYLTRYLNRMAFVGAVYTCMMGSLPLFLVWYFNGETGLGMMVNNIYIVTTLMLTIVEQVDIIQSWKQYEDII; translated from the coding sequence ATGAGAAAAATGTTACGTTCTAGTCTGATGCAACGCATACTTTGGACTATATTAATTCTATTTATTTATATGTTGGGGAAGTATACGCCTATCTCAACTTATCCAAACCAATTGAGCCAAGATCAGACTGCCTTGGAAATGACCTTGAATAGTTTTGCTATGGTCACTGGTGGTGAGTTTTCCAAACTGAATCTCTTCTCACTTGGCTTGAGCCCTTGGATGACCAGTATGATTTTATGGCGGTTTGTTGGTTTCTTGAAATTAAACGCGGCATTTACACAGTTGCAAAACCATTTGTGTCAAGCATTTATCATGTTGGTTGTAGGGCTTATTCAAGCCTTTGGCTACTTAGCGGTTATGCCGGTAACATCAGTTTCTAACTATGAACGTTTGGGAACTATCGTCATCTTAATAGCTGGAACCTTTGTGCTCATGTGGTTAGGGCAATTAAATACGGAAAAAGGTTTAGGAGGCTCCTCGGCCATCATTGCTGCCAGCATGATACTAAGTTTTATCATGAGCATTTCTGCCATGACAGATGGTCGTCTGGCTAACCCAATGGTCATTGCTCTTTTTGTATTGGCGGCACTATTTCTGGTCTTTATTGCAGTGCTTGTCTATAAGGCAGAGTATCGGATTCCTACCAGACGGATCATGCTCAATACTAACCTGTTAAAATCATCCTATATTCCGATTCGGGTGACTCCAGCAGGAGGTATGCCCTTTATGTATGCAATGACCTTGATGACCTTGCCAGTATTGCTGTTACAAGGCTTGATAGCCGTGGTACCGCAGTTAGCAGGGTTGCGAGGAATGGAAGGCAGTCTCTCAGTGAGTGAACTACCAGGTATCTTGCTGTATACTGGCGTCCTCTTTATCCTCTCATATGGCTTTGCATACTTTAATATGGATCCGTCAGAGGTTGCAGAAAATATGCAAAAGAGTGGGGATTACATTGAAAATATCCGTCCAGGAAAGGCAACACAGGCCTATTTGACTCGTTATCTAAACCGGATGGCCTTTGTGGGTGCTGTTTATACCTGTATGATGGGAAGTTTGCCACTCTTTCTGGTGTGGTATTTTAATGGTGAAACTGGTCTTGGTATGATGGTTAACAATATCTATATTGTGACGACGTTGATGCTCACCATTGTGGAGCAGGTTGATATTATTCAATCGTGGAAGCAGTACGAAGACATAATTTAA